The bacterium CG_4_10_14_0_2_um_filter_33_32 genomic sequence GTAATTTTATCTTGCCCTGAATTACAAACATTAGGGCCGGAAAAAGGTAAAAGATTTAAAACAGTCGGTTTCTGCATAAGAATTGATTGAAAATGCGAATAAACTAAAACAGCTTGATCGTATCTATCGGCTAAAAAATCGCCGGTAACTACGTTTATAATAGGCATAATTTGACTAAAATTGGGATGATCATCTATTTTGGTAAATTCAGCAATTATTTTATAGCCATATGATTTTAGAAAATCCCTCCCTTTTCTGCCAATAGTTATAAAACCAACTTCATTACAATCTTTGCTTTCATCTAAAGCTTTTTTTATAGCTTTCATATTCAAACCGCCGCATAAACCCCTATCTGAAGTGACAAGAATAACTAACTTTCTTTTTCCTTCTCTAGGCAACAAAAAAGGATGGTCAGATAGATTAATACCCTCGCAAAGGTTTGATAATATTTCATCTGCTGACTTACTATATGATCTCGATGCCAAGTTATTACTAACAGCTCTTTGCATTTTAACAACAGAAACTAATTCCATAGCTTTAATAATCTGCTTGGTATTCGATACGGATTTTATTCTTCTTCTGATCTCCTTAGCGCCAGCCATTAAACCCCTTCCTTCACCTTTTCAATTATCACTTTCAGTTCTTTTTCTATTTCGTCAGTTAAGTCACCTTCTTTCAAAATCTTTTCAGCAAATTTTTTATTTTTTAA encodes the following:
- the atpG gene encoding ATP synthase F1 subunit gamma, producing the protein MAGAKEIRRRIKSVSNTKQIIKAMELVSVVKMQRAVSNNLASRSYSKSADEILSNLCEGINLSDHPFLLPREGKRKLVILVTSDRGLCGGLNMKAIKKALDESKDCNEVGFITIGRKGRDFLKSYGYKIIAEFTKIDDHPNFSQIMPIINVVTGDFLADRYDQAVLVYSHFQSILMQKPTVLNLLPFSGPNVCNSGQDKITFEPDKDKILDSLIPRMLEIKVWQSFLESIASEHSARMVAMKNANENAEELISDLTLTFNQTRQAGITKEIAEISAGKMTLEE